Proteins co-encoded in one Arachis hypogaea cultivar Tifrunner chromosome 13, arahy.Tifrunner.gnm2.J5K5, whole genome shotgun sequence genomic window:
- the LOC112735416 gene encoding uncharacterized protein: MIRAISKIGELAESENAITVSQSHTATRVCCRAVTSVAQSPPSTSHLRRPASVVRWNNHLYRAAAVVPSKVLHHYLVHLASLSLTLPIASSVEALKVPSSFQSSRISFNVVMSPFFQDMLDSVAGIGPGYKGPSYDTLRVNLLADLKRECQMVVDSYRSAWKETGCTLMADEVIEWIGPDNIVHVVTDNAADYVAAGRLINKKFENIHWSPCVAYCLNLILKDISSMPHISNLARRASKITVFVYNHTVFLSWLRQRTDWREIVRPGATRFATVFITLMSIFKRKSDLQLLVVDTHFTRHKLGMSANGITVSAIILDNKFWNDCFTACQIVSPLIKLLRLVDADDKPSLGIVYEGMLREAPDVMRALLDLVTLHCKVNNLDLVEAMKEIHLYRDRKESFDRPEAVPAAKKLQPDEIDADLDQGGGGGGSSSIFYVAPLAFSGPSSGNEGDDINDANLQ, from the exons ATGATTCGGGCAATCAGCAAAATCGGTGAACTGGCCG AATCAGAGAACGCCATCACAGTCTCACAGTCTCACACGGCCACACGGGTTTGTTGTCGAGCAGTCACCTCCGTCGCGCAATCACCTCCTTCGACCAGTCACCTCCGTCGCCCAGCATCCGTCGTTCGTTGGAACAACCACCTCTATCGCGCAGCAGCCGTCGTCCCTTCGAAGGTGCTCCACCACTACTTGGTTCACTTGGCGTCGCTGTCTCTCACTCTCCCTATTGCAAGTTCTGTTGAAGCCTTGAAGGTGCCTTCGAGCTTCCAGAGTTCcag GATTTCATTCAATGTGGTTATGTCACCCTTTTTTCAAGATATGTTGGATAGTGTTGCTGGCATTGGGCCTGGTTATAAAGGTCCTTCTTATGATACATTGAGGGTTAACTTATTAGCCGATCTCAAAAGGGAGTGTCAAATGGTTGTTGATAGCTATAGGTCTGCTTGGAAGGAAACTGGATGTACTCTCATGGCTGATG AGGTAATTGAATGGATTGGACCTGATAATATTGTTCATGTAGTGACAGATAATGCCGCGGATTATGTTGCTGCTGGTAGGCTTATtaataagaaatttgaaaatattcaCTGGTCACCTTGTGTTGCTTATTGCTTGAATCTTATTCTAAAAGATATAAGCAGCATGCCACATATTTCTAACCTTGCAAGACGTGCTTCGAAGATTACCGTGTTTGTGTATAATCATACAGTGTTCTTGTCCTGGCTAAGACAAAGAACTGATTGGAGGGAGATTGTTCGTCCAGGTGCAACTCGTTTTGCTACTGTCTTCATCACATTGATGAGTATCTTTAAACGCAAATCGGATTTACAATTATTGGTTGTTGATACACACTTTACCAGACACAAATTAGGAATGAGTGCTAATGGTATAACTGTGAGTGCAATTATCCTAGACAATAAATTTTGGAATGATTGTTTTACTGCATGCCAAATTGTGAGTCCGTTGATTAAATTGCTGAGGTTGGTAGATGCCGATGATAAACCATCATTGGGAATTGTTTATGAAGGTATGCTGAG AGAAGCACCTGATGTCATGCGAGCTTTACTTGATCTTGTTACATTGCATTGCAAGGTTAataatttagatttagttgaggcAATGAAAGAAATACACTTATATAGAGATCGAAAGGAAAGCTTTGATAGGCCTGAAGCTGTTCCAGCTGCAAAAAAACTTCAACCTG ATGAGATTGATGCTGATTTAGatcaaggtggtggtggtggtggtagtagtaGTATATTTTATGTTGCACCACTTGCTTTTTCTGGTCCAAGTAGTGGAAATGAAGGTGATGATATCAATGACGCAAATCTGCAGTAA
- the LOC112736044 gene encoding probable 2' cyclic ADP-D-ribose synthase BdTIR: MQRVSATLCHKMAHPACDVFINHRGIDTKRNIAGLLYDRLTAMGVRSFLDSMNMKPGDRLFQHIDRAIVGSKVGVAVFSPRYCESYFCLHELALLMESKKRVIPIFYNVKPSQLVVKDNKTCPAKELRRFSLALEEAKYTVGLTFDPLKGDWSEMLKDASEAVIMNLLEVDEEESKRMKRRP; the protein is encoded by the exons ATGCAGCGTGTATCAGCAACGTTGTGCCACAAGATGGCTCACCCGGCATGCGATGTTTTCATCAACCACCGTGGCATCGACACCAAAAGGAACATTGCCGGCTTGTTGTATGACCGGTTAACGGCAATGGGTGTCAGGAGTTTTTTGGACAGCATGAACATGAAACCGGGGGACAGGCTCTTTCAACATATTGATAGGGCCATTGTCGGAAGCAAGGTTGGCGTCGCTGTATTTTCGCCGCGCTATTGCGAGTCCTACTTTTGTCTCCATGAGCTCGCTCTGCTCATGGAGTCAAAGAAGAGGGTTATCCCCATCTTCTACAATGTTAAGCCTTCACAGCTCGTCGTCAAGGACAACAAGACTTGTCCGGCGAAAGAGCTGCGGAGGTTTAGTTTGGCGCTTGAGGAAGCTAAATATACCGTTGGATTAACGTTTGATCCTTTAAAAGG GGACTGGTCGGAGATGTTAAAAGACGCTTCAGAAGCAGTGATAATGAACTTACTTGAAGTTGATGAGGAAGAGAGTAAGCGCATGAAGAGGAGGCcttga